A region from the Lycium barbarum isolate Lr01 chromosome 8, ASM1917538v2, whole genome shotgun sequence genome encodes:
- the LOC132607674 gene encoding histone H2B.9-like: LILYVTSETYKIYIFKVLKQVHPDIGNSGKAMGIMNIFINDIFEKLAQETSKLARYDKKPTIMSGEIQTAVRLVLPDELAKHAVSEGTKAVTKFGSS, from the coding sequence TTGATCTTGTATGTCACTTCTGAGACGTACAAGATCTATATATTCAAAGTGCTAAAACAAGTGCATCCTGATATTGGAAATTCGGGCAAAGCTATGGGGATAATGAACATTTTTATCAACGATATATTTGAGAAACTGGCGCAAGAAACTTCTAAACTTGCGAGGTATGATAAGAAACCTACAATTATGTCTGGGGAAATTCAGACCGCTGTTAGATTGGTGTTGCCTGATGAATTGGCTAAGCATGCTGTTTCTGAAGGAACAAAAGCAGTTACCAAGTTTGGTAGCTCTTAA
- the LOC132605905 gene encoding histone H2B-like, translating into MAPKAEKKPAASEKPSDEKVPAEKKPKAGKKLPTKDVGPGIGEKKKKKVKKSSETYKIYIFKVLKQVHPDIGISSKAMGIMNSFINDIFEKLAQESSKLARYNKKPTITSREIQTAVRLVLPGELAKHAVSEGTKAVTKFTSS; encoded by the coding sequence ATGGCTCCTAAGGCAGAAAAGAAACCTGCAGCATCGGAAAAACCTTCTGATGAGAAAGTTCCGGCGGAGAAGAAACCAAAAGCCGGAAAAAAGCTTCCTACGAAGGATGTGGGCCCCGGTATtggagaaaagaagaagaagaaggtgaaGAAGAGTTCCGAGACGTATAAGATCTATATATTCAAAGTGTTGAAACAAGTGCATCCTGATATTGGTATTTCAAGCAAAGCGATGGGAATAATGAACAGTTTTATTAATGATATATTTGAGAAATTGGCGCAAGAATCATCTAAGCTTGCGAGATATAATAAGAAACCTACAATTACGTCGAGGGAAATTCAGACTGCTGTTAGATTGGTGTTGCCTGGTGAATTGGCTAAGCATGCTGTATCCGAAGGGACGAAAGCAGTTACAAAGTTTACAAGCTCTTAA